From Methanomassiliicoccales archaeon LGM-RCC1, one genomic window encodes:
- a CDS encoding pyruvoyl-dependent arginine decarboxylase: MELVPSKFFITHSSAVSETSDLNAFDKALIQAGIGEQNLVSVSSVIPIGAELIDPCVMPMGAVTHCVLAQMRGTEGETIAAGIAYAYRKDGRGGYVAEGHIHGSAESLREILTCKMDEMSKIRNVEFDEIHFAMEELKIPMDNYGCCVAALVFAEYR; encoded by the coding sequence ATGGAGCTAGTTCCCAGCAAATTCTTCATCACTCACAGCTCGGCTGTGAGCGAGACGTCCGACCTGAATGCCTTCGATAAGGCGCTGATACAGGCTGGCATAGGGGAACAGAACCTGGTCTCCGTGTCATCCGTCATCCCGATAGGCGCGGAACTCATCGACCCCTGCGTAATGCCTATGGGTGCCGTAACGCACTGCGTCCTGGCCCAGATGAGGGGAACGGAAGGGGAGACCATCGCCGCCGGGATCGCCTACGCCTACCGCAAGGACGGAAGGGGCGGTTATGTGGCGGAAGGGCACATCCACGGCTCCGCCGAATCCCTAAGGGAGATCCTCACCTGCAAGATGGACGAGATGTCGAAGATACGCAACGTCGAGTTCGACGAGATCCACTTCGCCATGGAGGAGCTGAAGATCCCCATGGACAACTACGGCTGCTGCGTGGCTGCACTGGTGTTCGCCGAGTACAGGTGA
- a CDS encoding PAC2 family protein, which produces MNMEIIQYEDMDLNDPVGIIGFPTVGLTSSIMANMYVKSLDMTPVAGMASACMPPYCLVSEDRVMPPIRFYGYKNKRKNGQDVLLCMTEYAPKPEDCYFTSTQILNYMKYRGCKTVICMEGTPRFEDSKVMAVAGGVNGKKLLKKCGLESMSEGMIRGMTGIIMYLAPSKGMDVITIMSPATSGVPDPASSTAFIEPISKLVPGFKTTPNELLKEAEIIRNQIDMAQKNIEDTSQYIG; this is translated from the coding sequence ATGAACATGGAGATAATCCAGTACGAGGACATGGATCTGAACGACCCTGTGGGCATCATAGGATTCCCTACCGTGGGCCTCACCAGCTCGATCATGGCCAACATGTACGTGAAGAGCCTGGACATGACGCCCGTGGCAGGCATGGCCTCTGCCTGCATGCCTCCTTACTGCCTTGTCTCCGAGGACCGCGTGATGCCGCCCATCAGATTCTACGGCTACAAGAACAAGAGGAAGAACGGCCAGGATGTGCTCCTGTGCATGACCGAGTACGCCCCCAAACCGGAGGATTGCTACTTCACCTCGACGCAGATCCTGAACTACATGAAGTACAGGGGATGCAAGACCGTCATCTGCATGGAGGGGACCCCCAGATTCGAAGACTCCAAGGTCATGGCCGTCGCAGGAGGCGTGAACGGCAAGAAGCTCCTCAAGAAGTGCGGATTGGAGAGCATGAGCGAGGGGATGATCAGAGGTATGACCGGCATCATCATGTACCTGGCGCCCAGCAAGGGCATGGATGTCATCACGATCATGTCCCCAGCTACATCCGGGGTGCCTGACCCGGCATCATCGACCGCGTTCATCGAGCCTATCTCCAAGCTCGTTCCCGGCTTCAAGACCACGCCCAACGAGCTACTCAAGGAAGCGGAGATCATCCGCAACCAGATCGATATGGCCCAGAAGAACATCGAGGACACATCCCAATATATAGGTTGA
- a CDS encoding pitrilysin family protein: MSGHSITVSKTSGGIPVVVENIPGSESIAYMIGVATGSRDETSDIFGLSHLLEHTVFRETKTMDSYQMAKEIEGAGGELNAFTGREMTAFYGITINETADVARRIVGDIVANPLINENATELEKKIVLQELSMVKSEPERYIHDLFSMVLWKGHELCQDEGGDEKLVAGMTYKDLRAYYDEKYRIPNLSVYAVGTPDMDETVAWAEETLDGMAGGKRNVRTAPPTPKGKYEFVASDSEHYQVAMGFEAYGASHKDRTAASMLSAILGSGTSSRLFQDVREKKALVYSIFNSISQNSDASSFATYMSCTKGNVIEAMETTSQVLGKFLAEGLEKGELERAKRLVKGSNIRAMESTDNRLYRLGVNHMLNESTETLEQRLQKIDAVTEDDVMRVARDILKPDQMNIVVLGKNNRTFKKLDLSSFAF, from the coding sequence ATGAGCGGTCATTCCATCACGGTTTCCAAGACCTCCGGAGGTATACCGGTCGTAGTGGAGAACATCCCCGGCAGCGAGAGCATCGCATACATGATCGGCGTCGCCACCGGATCCAGGGACGAGACCTCGGACATCTTCGGATTATCGCATCTTCTGGAGCACACGGTGTTCAGGGAGACCAAGACCATGGACTCCTACCAGATGGCCAAGGAGATCGAGGGTGCCGGAGGGGAGCTCAACGCCTTCACCGGAAGGGAGATGACCGCATTCTACGGGATCACTATCAACGAGACTGCAGATGTCGCCAGGAGGATCGTCGGGGACATCGTGGCCAACCCGCTCATCAATGAGAACGCCACCGAGCTCGAGAAGAAGATCGTGCTGCAGGAGCTCAGCATGGTCAAGAGCGAACCCGAGAGGTACATCCACGATTTGTTCAGCATGGTGCTCTGGAAGGGGCACGAGCTCTGCCAGGACGAGGGAGGCGACGAGAAGCTCGTCGCCGGCATGACCTACAAGGACCTCAGAGCCTACTACGACGAGAAGTACAGGATCCCCAACCTGTCCGTCTATGCCGTCGGCACGCCTGACATGGACGAGACCGTCGCATGGGCAGAGGAGACCCTGGATGGCATGGCTGGAGGCAAGAGGAACGTCAGGACCGCTCCGCCGACGCCCAAAGGGAAGTACGAGTTTGTGGCAAGCGATTCGGAGCATTATCAGGTGGCCATGGGATTCGAGGCCTACGGAGCATCCCATAAGGACCGCACGGCGGCATCGATGCTCTCTGCCATACTCGGTTCCGGAACCAGCTCAAGGCTCTTCCAGGATGTCAGGGAGAAGAAGGCCCTGGTCTATTCCATCTTCAACAGCATATCTCAGAACAGCGACGCAAGCTCCTTCGCCACGTACATGTCATGCACCAAAGGAAACGTGATCGAGGCAATGGAGACAACTTCCCAGGTCTTAGGCAAGTTCCTCGCCGAGGGTCTGGAGAAGGGGGAGCTGGAGAGGGCCAAGAGGCTCGTCAAAGGTTCTAACATCAGAGCGATGGAGTCGACGGACAACCGTCTCTACAGGCTCGGGGTCAACCACATGCTGAACGAGAGCACAGAGACGCTGGAGCAGCGTCTTCAGAAGATCGACGCTGTCACGGAGGACGATGTCATGAGGGTCGCGAGGGATATCCTCAAGCCGGACCAGATGAACATTGTGGTCCTGGGGAAGAACAACAGGACCTTCAAGAAGCTCGATCTCAGCTCTTTTGCTTTCTGA
- a CDS encoding hydrogenase maturation protease — protein MINGMLHRVSDKMDRNSEIAVVGLGSPIMCDDAVGLRVSQAVEDMHLDSVDCHQEAVGGLDILPVIHGYRMAIIVDAIMTGEYGPGTIVIYSESDFDSKIGEAATHDVNLPTAIKIGRQMDPEIMPEKIMFIAIEVQDIKTMTETMTPEIEAAVPKACDAVLYLIDDFRKQKS, from the coding sequence ATGATAAATGGGATGCTCCATAGGGTGTCCGATAAGATGGACAGGAACTCCGAGATCGCCGTTGTAGGACTGGGCAGCCCGATCATGTGCGACGATGCCGTCGGACTGAGGGTATCGCAGGCCGTTGAGGATATGCACCTGGACAGCGTGGACTGCCACCAGGAAGCGGTCGGAGGATTGGACATCCTGCCTGTCATCCACGGTTACAGGATGGCCATCATAGTCGATGCCATCATGACCGGCGAATACGGTCCCGGGACCATAGTAATCTATTCGGAATCGGATTTCGACAGCAAGATCGGGGAAGCGGCCACTCACGATGTCAACCTCCCCACTGCGATAAAGATCGGACGCCAAATGGATCCGGAGATCATGCCCGAGAAGATCATGTTCATCGCGATCGAGGTCCAGGACATCAAAACCATGACCGAGACCATGACTCCCGAGATCGAAGCCGCGGTGCCCAAGGCGTGCGATGCGGTGCTGTACCTTATCGACGATTTCAGAAAGCAAAAGAGCTGA
- a CDS encoding LysR family transcriptional regulator produces MRIQAESSQIINGKTVTTRQLEALLAVQETNSQSAAARKLGISVPVLHKYISFIEEAAGEPVLITTPAGSALTAAGKEIAETAKAMGYRCNLDRDFTVCCSPVTEDIMMSVVSALKIPDVHMIVSDDEYNIRMMRENRADLAIIDDPLFLFDADEYLMDEIGYMGMVYVDNGPSFIRYKYGAQRVAFMYLDSIKKKYTVDSETFSLSELLGSNKSFFIDEFMLTRRNLRLKSAVDPKMIRHAITAIYRDEDPRVLRIVKAAKARNL; encoded by the coding sequence ATGCGCATCCAGGCGGAGAGCTCTCAGATCATCAACGGCAAGACCGTCACCACCCGTCAGCTGGAGGCCCTGCTGGCGGTCCAGGAGACCAACAGTCAGAGCGCCGCCGCAAGGAAGCTCGGGATATCCGTTCCTGTCCTCCACAAGTACATCTCGTTCATCGAGGAGGCCGCAGGCGAGCCCGTGCTGATCACCACCCCGGCAGGATCTGCATTGACCGCCGCAGGTAAGGAGATCGCAGAGACCGCCAAGGCCATGGGGTACAGATGCAACCTGGACAGGGACTTCACCGTGTGCTGTTCTCCGGTTACCGAGGATATCATGATGTCCGTCGTGTCCGCTCTGAAGATCCCGGACGTCCACATGATCGTCTCCGACGACGAGTACAACATCCGTATGATGAGGGAGAACCGTGCCGACCTGGCGATCATCGACGATCCTCTGTTCCTATTCGACGCCGACGAGTACCTCATGGACGAGATAGGGTACATGGGGATGGTGTACGTGGACAACGGCCCATCATTCATCCGCTACAAGTACGGGGCGCAGAGGGTGGCGTTCATGTACCTCGATTCCATCAAGAAGAAGTACACGGTGGACTCGGAGACATTCTCCTTATCCGAGCTCTTGGGGTCTAACAAGAGCTTCTTCATCGACGAGTTCATGCTCACCCGCAGGAACCTTAGGCTCAAGAGCGCCGTGGATCCGAAGATGATCCGCCACGCCATCACCGCCATCTACAGGGACGAGGATCCGAGGGTTTTGAGGATAGTAAAGGCCGCTAAGGCCAGAAATCTGTGA